One Thermosphaera aggregans DNA segment encodes these proteins:
- a CDS encoding 30S ribosomal protein S19, producing the protein MALSLQDLPVEWRKFRYRGYTLEELLNMPMDDLINLLPARQRRSLKRGLTKAQIRLLARIRKVRSNPELARKGVVKTHVRDMIILPEMIGLTIAIYNGKEFVPVKISPEMIGHYLGEFSITTKKVTHGEPGLKATRSSRFVALAK; encoded by the coding sequence TTGGCGCTGAGTCTACAGGACCTGCCGGTTGAGTGGCGGAAGTTCAGGTATAGAGGCTACACTCTTGAAGAGTTGCTCAACATGCCGATGGATGACTTGATAAACCTCCTGCCCGCGAGGCAGAGGAGGAGTTTGAAGAGGGGTTTGACCAAGGCTCAGATCAGGCTTCTCGCAAGGATTAGGAAGGTTAGGAGCAACCCGGAGCTTGCCAGGAAGGGCGTGGTTAAAACACATGTTAGAGACATGATCATCCTCCCCGAGATGATCGGCTTGACAATAGCTATTTACAACGGCAAGGAGTTCGTCCCCGTTAAGATATCGCCTGAGATGATAGGGCACTACCTGGGAGAGTTCAGCATTACCACGAAGAAGGTAACCCACGGGGAGCCCGGGTTGAAGGCAACCCGTAGCAGCAGGTTCGTAGCGCTCGCTAAGTAG
- a CDS encoding AAA family ATPase — translation MTATISRDDPVVRKVFETYEPVVKRRERVRDPEEIIEVLRSEFKLVVKPYVVYLTIASFMNNRPVLYEGPPGTGKTEIGEAILYLWAGKTPFILPCSENYDEYRVIGDFHPAMAMAKGFNEESFIPRPLLAALIMGTGVLIDEIRRSSEEFQNMLLDVIDKRRIIIPELKKVYSQESDEFQVVLTSNPLDIAQGELSDAFLRRVVRVEFKYPSIEEEYEIVRLKLGSLFQKLRDDDVLKALSIVNKLREKANYKPGISDTVTWLTMAALLAEARGRERVGDEELRQAGLSTLYKNPEDEELVNEVLR, via the coding sequence ATGACAGCAACTATTTCTCGAGACGATCCAGTGGTTAGGAAAGTGTTCGAAACCTACGAGCCCGTTGTCAAGCGCAGGGAAAGGGTTAGGGATCCTGAGGAGATCATAGAGGTTTTGAGAAGCGAGTTCAAGCTCGTTGTCAAGCCCTATGTAGTGTACTTGACGATTGCTTCATTCATGAATAATAGGCCTGTTCTCTACGAGGGCCCTCCCGGAACCGGGAAGACCGAGATAGGCGAGGCCATACTCTACCTATGGGCTGGTAAAACCCCTTTCATACTACCATGTAGCGAGAACTATGACGAGTACAGGGTTATAGGCGACTTCCACCCTGCCATGGCAATGGCTAAAGGCTTCAACGAGGAGAGCTTCATACCGAGGCCGCTTCTAGCAGCACTCATCATGGGGACAGGGGTCCTCATAGATGAGATAAGGAGGAGTAGTGAGGAGTTCCAGAACATGCTGCTCGACGTTATCGATAAGAGGAGGATTATCATACCGGAGCTGAAGAAGGTTTACAGCCAGGAGAGCGACGAGTTCCAAGTAGTCTTAACCAGCAACCCTCTTGACATAGCGCAGGGAGAGCTCAGCGATGCCTTCCTGAGAAGGGTTGTGAGGGTTGAGTTCAAATACCCGAGCATCGAGGAGGAGTACGAGATAGTGAGGCTTAAGCTAGGCTCCCTGTTCCAGAAGCTAAGGGATGATGATGTTTTGAAAGCACTATCCATTGTCAACAAGCTAAGGGAGAAGGCTAACTACAAGCCAGGGATATCAGACACGGTCACATGGCTAACCATGGCCGCGCTCCTGGCGGAGGCAAGGGGTAGGGAGAGGGTTGGGGATGAGGAGCTGAGGCAGGCCGGCTTGTCAACCCTTTACAAGAACCCTGAGGACGAGGAACTGGTTAATGAAGTCTTACGGTGA
- a CDS encoding 50S ribosomal protein L2 — MGKRLIIQRRGRGSPNFRTPDHVHVAPAKYPLIPFDQTFKGVVADFIHDPGRWVPLAEIELENGLVFYVPAVEGMYKGQVIEVGPAAKPVHGNILPIGSIPEGTQICNIEKNPGDGGRFVRSSGTYAIIVGRAGGKTQVQLPSGKIIEVPNEARAMVGVVAGGGRLEKPLLKAGASYYKWSAKSRWWPRVRGVAMNAAFHPHGGGSHQHVGRPSTISRMTPPGRKVGHIAARRTGRRKG, encoded by the coding sequence ATGGGTAAGAGGCTTATCATTCAGAGAAGGGGGCGTGGATCCCCTAATTTCAGGACACCGGATCACGTTCACGTAGCGCCGGCGAAATACCCGTTGATACCGTTCGACCAGACGTTTAAGGGAGTGGTAGCTGACTTCATCCACGACCCGGGCAGGTGGGTGCCTCTCGCAGAGATAGAGCTTGAGAACGGCCTGGTCTTCTACGTTCCAGCTGTCGAGGGGATGTATAAGGGGCAGGTTATTGAAGTAGGCCCTGCTGCGAAACCCGTTCACGGCAACATACTGCCCATAGGCTCAATACCCGAGGGAACCCAGATATGCAATATTGAGAAGAACCCGGGCGATGGCGGAAGGTTCGTGAGGTCTAGTGGAACCTACGCTATAATAGTTGGGAGAGCCGGGGGCAAGACCCAGGTCCAGCTCCCCAGCGGCAAGATCATTGAGGTGCCGAACGAGGCAAGGGCCATGGTAGGCGTTGTAGCCGGTGGGGGAAGGCTTGAGAAACCCTTGCTGAAAGCTGGCGCGTCATACTATAAGTGGAGCGCTAAGTCCAGGTGGTGGCCTAGGGTTAGAGGTGTGGCGATGAACGCTGCGTTCCACCCGCACGGTGGTGGAAGCCACCAGCATGTTGGAAGACCCTCGACAATCTCAAGGATGACTCCTCCGGGCAGGAAGGTCGGGCACATAGCTGCCAGGAGAACTGGCAGGAGGAAGGGTTAG
- a CDS encoding VWA domain-containing protein has product MKSYGEESPEALKKEFSRRIEDWIREAFKGAGATGVSVDRIILYVKLGLTLEGLLRSREQLEQYKDLLRGALGLKPVEKTGEEVLASFSLDQSFQARLSRSRTVRVSDLLSKDSTPQQVLEYIWYRKTGVIRRSRNGGFVVDAERLRSMGARGSITVKDLNKYLGEVPSQLWGKIVSSSVLERMSRDEIVEFASRFYGRNPGVDKRIDHEIASRLNAGWRPSLNEYRRIERVVSRVSPRLKASALLPYMLPQVDSSFLSRDDMSRLAKRLEELSLRDRWRIIDKIYKNPGYEPLLSQLGVFSLAGIGNPDRLGEPLRSKTILGQSLMNYVAYLLTRDPSYLDYSMYLASRVNPEALEPGLRRLHEGLQAGDSRRLITIIARQDPAEALEALSYKLWEYVSTRGRLEVEPSMLRRAVEIGCMILNRAWARRGVSAEWRVSARRGRVDVRKTMFKHVRMDETIVYRRRERRVRVVGVVDVSGSMSRFSLWSILSLASLTPVLSGVVMFSEKPVIYRAPGAKTQRLLVNYLENLFQQGFKGYTNISSALREAYRLSLKTGSGRIVLFTDLQQTVQDVDPWVEAAGITGKGVKVVVITPSQADERVVELMRSAGCLVEVVSSPEKIPKILKRKLNV; this is encoded by the coding sequence ATGAAGTCTTACGGTGAAGAATCACCCGAGGCTTTGAAAAAAGAGTTTTCTAGGAGAATAGAGGACTGGATCCGGGAAGCCTTCAAAGGAGCTGGGGCAACCGGGGTCTCCGTTGACAGGATAATTCTTTACGTCAAGCTCGGCCTCACGCTGGAGGGCTTGCTGAGGAGTCGCGAGCAGCTGGAGCAGTACAAGGACCTTCTCCGGGGCGCGCTCGGCCTTAAGCCCGTGGAGAAAACCGGGGAGGAGGTTTTAGCATCATTCAGCCTCGACCAGTCATTCCAGGCGAGGCTTTCAAGATCCAGGACCGTGAGGGTTTCAGACCTGTTGAGCAAGGATTCAACGCCTCAGCAGGTATTGGAGTATATCTGGTATAGGAAGACAGGGGTTATCCGGAGAAGCCGCAACGGAGGCTTCGTCGTAGATGCTGAGCGTTTAAGAAGCATGGGGGCCAGGGGCTCGATCACCGTTAAAGACCTAAACAAGTACCTTGGAGAGGTTCCCAGCCAGCTGTGGGGCAAGATTGTTTCAAGCAGTGTCCTGGAGAGGATGTCAAGGGATGAGATAGTCGAGTTTGCCAGCAGGTTCTACGGGAGAAACCCGGGGGTTGACAAGAGGATTGACCATGAAATCGCATCAAGGCTGAACGCTGGGTGGAGGCCTAGCCTTAACGAGTACCGGAGGATTGAGAGAGTTGTGAGCAGGGTTTCACCGAGGCTGAAAGCGAGCGCGCTACTCCCCTACATGCTTCCACAGGTTGACTCTAGCTTCCTGTCTAGAGATGATATGTCCCGGCTTGCGAAAAGGCTTGAGGAGCTCTCGTTGAGGGATAGGTGGAGGATTATCGACAAGATATACAAGAACCCTGGCTACGAGCCGTTGCTGAGCCAGCTTGGAGTTTTCTCACTAGCAGGTATTGGAAACCCTGACAGGCTTGGCGAGCCCTTGCGCTCGAAAACCATTCTCGGGCAATCCCTCATGAACTACGTCGCCTACCTCCTCACCCGAGACCCCTCATACCTCGACTACTCAATGTACCTGGCCTCCAGGGTGAACCCGGAGGCGCTGGAGCCGGGGCTGAGGAGGCTTCACGAGGGCTTGCAGGCTGGTGATTCCAGAAGGCTTATAACAATTATTGCCAGGCAGGACCCTGCTGAAGCTCTCGAGGCGTTATCGTACAAGCTGTGGGAGTATGTTTCAACCAGGGGGAGGCTTGAGGTTGAGCCCAGCATGTTGAGGAGGGCTGTTGAAATAGGCTGCATGATCTTGAACAGGGCTTGGGCTCGCAGAGGCGTTTCAGCTGAATGGAGGGTTTCAGCGAGGAGGGGCAGGGTGGATGTTAGGAAGACCATGTTTAAACATGTTAGAATGGATGAGACGATTGTCTACAGGAGGAGGGAGAGGAGGGTTAGGGTTGTAGGCGTTGTCGACGTGAGCGGGAGTATGTCAAGGTTTTCCCTATGGTCCATTCTCTCCCTGGCATCCCTGACCCCGGTTTTAAGCGGGGTTGTAATGTTCTCGGAGAAGCCCGTTATATATAGAGCGCCGGGGGCGAAAACCCAAAGGCTCCTCGTAAACTACCTGGAGAACCTTTTCCAGCAGGGTTTTAAAGGATACACCAACATCTCCAGCGCTCTCAGGGAGGCTTACAGGCTGAGCTTGAAAACAGGCTCCGGCAGGATCGTCTTGTTCACCGATCTTCAGCAGACAGTGCAGGATGTTGACCCGTGGGTTGAGGCGGCCGGGATCACGGGGAAGGGTGTGAAAGTGGTCGTGATAACTCCTTCCCAGGCTGACGAGAGGGTTGTCGAGTTGATGAGGAGTGCTGGATGCTTGGTTGAAGTAGTGTCGAGCCCTGAGAAGATACCAAAGATTTTAAAAAGGAAATTAAATGTTTAA
- a CDS encoding 50S ribosomal protein L22, translating to MPTWHYSVSFLDESKIAKAARYDIPVSIKYMREIAYTLKGMKLQDAIRFLEDVLKMKQAVPFRRYTGKLSHKKGLADRFKWPIGRYPVKGARYMLEVLRNVEANAENKGLDKEKLVIIHIAAHKGLTLKRYMPRAFGRATPKYRRLSNVEVIVKEVG from the coding sequence ATGCCTACATGGCACTACTCGGTTAGCTTTCTCGACGAGTCAAAGATTGCTAAAGCAGCCAGGTACGATATTCCCGTGTCGATAAAGTACATGAGGGAGATTGCCTACACCTTGAAGGGAATGAAGCTCCAAGATGCTATAAGGTTCCTGGAAGACGTTTTGAAGATGAAGCAGGCAGTCCCGTTCAGAAGGTACACGGGCAAGCTGAGCCATAAGAAAGGGCTGGCTGACAGGTTTAAATGGCCTATTGGCAGGTACCCTGTGAAGGGTGCCAGGTACATGCTCGAGGTTTTAAGGAATGTTGAAGCAAACGCTGAGAACAAGGGCTTGGACAAGGAGAAGCTTGTGATAATCCACATAGCTGCTCACAAAGGGCTCACTCTTAAAAGATATATGCCAAGGGCTTTCGGAAGGGCAACCCCTAAGTACAGGAGATTGAGCAATGTCGAGGTAATTGTTAAAGAGGTGGGGTAG
- a CDS encoding 30S ribosomal protein S3 yields the protein MVGPRVKSYFLSYGLKKLMIDEFLANYFKDAGYAGVEVFRTPTGHRVVIYAEYPGRLIGRGGSVIKKLTTILQTRFGLENVNITVSPVMDPDLNARVVAFRIVRALEKEIPFRRVMMGMLKRIMDAGAVGAEIIISGKLRGERATYEKMRVGKIYKAGEPVEYIVDRAVARALLKPGIYGVEVLIVKPGIKLPDHVEVKPVKPEALKQAAPQPGGEAEGSQEGGVVEG from the coding sequence ATGGTGGGGCCAAGGGTTAAATCATACTTCCTATCTTATGGTTTGAAAAAGCTGATGATAGACGAGTTCCTCGCGAACTACTTCAAGGACGCCGGGTACGCCGGGGTGGAGGTTTTCAGGACCCCGACCGGCCACAGGGTTGTGATATACGCTGAGTACCCTGGCAGGCTAATAGGCAGGGGAGGGAGCGTTATCAAGAAGCTGACCACGATCCTCCAGACAAGGTTCGGGCTAGAGAACGTTAACATCACCGTCTCACCTGTGATGGACCCCGACTTGAACGCCAGGGTTGTCGCCTTCAGGATTGTCAGGGCTTTGGAGAAGGAGATACCGTTTAGAAGGGTTATGATGGGGATGTTGAAGAGGATTATGGATGCTGGCGCAGTAGGCGCTGAGATAATAATCAGCGGTAAGCTGAGAGGAGAGAGGGCTACTTACGAGAAGATGAGGGTTGGCAAGATATACAAGGCTGGCGAACCCGTTGAATACATTGTTGACAGGGCTGTTGCAAGAGCATTGCTCAAGCCCGGTATATACGGTGTTGAAGTATTGATTGTTAAACCCGGCATAAAGCTCCCCGACCACGTGGAGGTCAAGCCTGTGAAGCCTGAGGCTTTGAAGCAGGCGGCCCCGCAGCCAGGCGGGGAGGCAGAGGGCTCCCAGGAGGGTGGTGTAGTTGAAGGCTAG
- the rpl4p gene encoding 50S ribosomal protein L4, which translates to MTWTLMVPRQVDRLTVKVFNTEGGEAGSIELPPVFQLPVRKDLIRRAFLSAFTAMLQPKGRDPMAGRRTTAKYWGVGYGIARVPRLPNGTARFVVSTRKGHLAFPPTPERKLHEEVNKKERVYAIASALAATSRIELVKARGHVFTADTLPIIVLDDAEEKISDSKQAREWLSKLGLWDDVVRSQEGTGIRAGKGKMRGRRYVEPKSILFVLTSYEKPLAKAVRNFPGVDIATPGNLGILHLAPGGVPGRLTVFSKTALEEVARKFEVVFL; encoded by the coding sequence ATGACTTGGACTTTAATGGTTCCCAGGCAGGTTGACAGGTTAACGGTGAAGGTTTTCAACACCGAGGGGGGTGAGGCCGGCAGTATCGAACTCCCCCCGGTGTTCCAGCTACCTGTTAGGAAGGACTTGATAAGGAGGGCCTTCCTCTCAGCTTTCACAGCCATGCTCCAGCCTAAGGGCAGGGACCCGATGGCTGGCAGGAGGACAACCGCCAAGTACTGGGGAGTTGGCTACGGTATTGCGAGAGTCCCGAGACTCCCCAATGGAACGGCCAGGTTCGTGGTTAGCACTAGGAAGGGGCACCTGGCATTCCCGCCAACGCCTGAGAGAAAGCTTCACGAGGAGGTTAACAAGAAGGAGAGGGTTTACGCGATAGCCTCAGCTTTAGCGGCTACTTCAAGGATTGAGCTGGTTAAAGCCCGCGGGCATGTGTTCACAGCTGACACGCTCCCCATCATAGTCCTGGATGATGCCGAGGAGAAGATAAGCGATTCGAAGCAGGCTAGGGAGTGGCTCTCAAAGCTAGGCTTATGGGATGATGTTGTCAGAAGCCAGGAGGGCACCGGGATCAGGGCTGGTAAGGGCAAGATGAGGGGGCGCAGGTATGTTGAGCCTAAGAGCATACTCTTCGTCCTCACAAGCTATGAGAAGCCGCTTGCCAAGGCTGTTAGAAACTTCCCTGGCGTGGATATTGCGACACCCGGGAACCTGGGGATACTGCACCTGGCGCCCGGCGGGGTGCCCGGGAGGCTTACAGTTTTCTCGAAGACAGCTCTCGAAGAGGTTGCCAGGAAGTTCGAGGTGGTGTTCCTGTGA
- a CDS encoding 50S ribosomal protein L3, with protein sequence MGHRKLHAPRRGSLGVRPRKRAEELTPRVKTWPVKTWAELVLEKYGKEAEKHGVVSKPVLLGFAAYKAGMTHGLMVEDRPHTPFTGKEVFTPVTILDAPPMVILGLRAYGFGEQGGLVSLGEAWRSPVEAVGRAYEEYYSKNPLLTDSVDSVVRKYLQGLRKLNHGLVKPDPTGKYGFKFVETNWEEAFKKVFTGNVVEVRALASTIPVLSGFGKKKPEIVEIKIGGGKVEEVVKYGESILGGLVTAKDVFTEGQFIDVIGVTKGKGFQGVVKRFGVKVLPRWHKHRKGARKIGSRSPAFGTMSEPPQAGQTGFHRRTDYNKRVLRIGLNGLEVTPSGGFLHYGLVYGPYLMLKGTVFGPAKRLLILRHPVRPPAWLPIEPPRITYLNLESKQGV encoded by the coding sequence ATGGGTCATCGAAAGCTGCACGCGCCGAGACGCGGAAGCCTTGGCGTTAGACCGAGGAAGAGAGCGGAGGAGCTGACTCCCCGCGTCAAGACATGGCCTGTTAAAACATGGGCTGAGCTGGTGCTGGAGAAGTATGGGAAGGAGGCTGAGAAGCACGGTGTAGTGTCGAAGCCTGTGCTACTGGGCTTCGCCGCGTACAAGGCTGGCATGACCCATGGTTTAATGGTTGAGGACAGGCCTCACACTCCTTTCACGGGTAAGGAGGTTTTCACGCCCGTAACCATCCTGGATGCCCCGCCCATGGTTATCCTTGGGCTACGTGCTTACGGTTTTGGAGAGCAGGGAGGCCTCGTCTCCCTCGGCGAGGCCTGGAGGAGCCCTGTTGAAGCAGTGGGGAGGGCTTACGAGGAATACTACAGCAAGAACCCCTTGCTCACCGACAGTGTTGACAGCGTTGTCAGGAAGTACCTGCAGGGGCTTAGGAAGCTCAACCACGGCCTTGTAAAACCTGATCCAACAGGTAAGTACGGGTTCAAGTTCGTGGAGACCAACTGGGAGGAGGCTTTCAAGAAAGTATTCACCGGCAACGTTGTCGAGGTTAGAGCGCTGGCTTCAACAATACCTGTTCTCTCAGGCTTCGGTAAGAAGAAGCCTGAGATCGTTGAGATAAAGATAGGCGGGGGAAAGGTTGAGGAAGTTGTGAAGTACGGGGAGAGCATTCTCGGCGGATTGGTAACGGCTAAGGATGTTTTCACCGAGGGACAGTTCATCGATGTGATAGGGGTTACCAAGGGCAAGGGCTTCCAGGGCGTGGTGAAAAGGTTTGGCGTGAAAGTGCTTCCGAGATGGCATAAGCACAGGAAGGGTGCTAGGAAGATAGGGTCGAGGAGCCCTGCTTTCGGAACAATGAGCGAGCCTCCGCAGGCTGGTCAGACAGGATTCCACCGTAGAACCGACTACAACAAGCGTGTCCTCAGGATAGGGTTGAACGGTCTTGAGGTAACGCCCAGCGGCGGCTTCCTACACTACGGCCTCGTTTACGGACCCTACTTGATGCTGAAGGGCACGGTGTTCGGCCCTGCCAAGAGGTTGTTGATACTGAGACACCCTGTTAGACCTCCTGCATGGCTCCCGATAGAGCCTCCCAGGATCACGTACTTAAACCTTGAGAGTAAGCAAGGTGTTTAG
- a CDS encoding ATP-binding protein, producing the protein MKIIERIKSSLGLVSGDLRIEPPDLVTLFGEKGVIVSRILVCDSVDYSVRDFNESSARKYVETFASILDKLPVNSEVRIVKDEVDLKWFARRLVNEILNTRVKLEGSQDEHSRVKHRVKLEVLSKLYEALLKGEPFTSTVLLVKIRVFARSVEEARSLLEYHESAVSRVFKTYYGLTLRRASKSELVRILRLDLNLEAFNNIQPVVSESRRLGFIHPFPPEKKSVFTDGVFLGVDLRDNRPVQIPVEQLYKHMVVIGPTGRGKTALLASLIESASVFDELKTLSIDFKGDLAKYLPQGLTRVLTPEDVVVNLAHKPRWLSDADWRMIVVDSLSTSLNTDPGRVLEALELVEGSGITALLHRGEGSVLLPLFELFNRPPRYELLESIHKENVLLQLQGRSILFQNVYAGIVIGVLRNGLSRREGFSNLLVIDEAWRVSRLRSLVELVKEGRSWRVGVVIATQNPGDVPREILENASNLVFFGSLDADYVEKVVKSTGVGAEYAQRIMKLGIGEALYVNTEEAAPVLLRVKTPMGLNSS; encoded by the coding sequence TTGAAGATTATAGAGAGGATTAAGTCGAGCCTTGGCCTCGTGAGCGGGGATTTGAGAATAGAGCCGCCGGATCTTGTTACACTCTTTGGGGAGAAGGGAGTGATCGTGTCCAGGATCCTTGTCTGCGACAGCGTGGACTACTCTGTCAGGGATTTCAACGAGTCCTCGGCGAGAAAGTATGTTGAAACCTTTGCCTCAATACTCGACAAGCTCCCGGTTAACTCCGAGGTAAGGATTGTCAAGGATGAGGTTGATTTGAAATGGTTTGCCCGAAGGCTTGTCAACGAGATCCTGAACACCAGGGTCAAGCTGGAGGGGTCGCAGGATGAGCACAGCAGGGTTAAGCACAGGGTGAAGCTTGAAGTCCTGAGCAAGCTCTACGAGGCCTTGCTTAAAGGCGAACCCTTCACCAGCACCGTCCTCCTGGTCAAGATAAGGGTGTTCGCAAGGAGCGTGGAGGAGGCTAGGTCTCTTCTCGAATACCATGAGTCAGCTGTTTCAAGAGTTTTCAAAACATACTACGGCTTAACCCTGAGGAGGGCTTCGAAGAGCGAGCTGGTGAGGATTTTAAGACTGGACCTCAACCTTGAAGCATTCAACAATATACAACCCGTTGTTTCAGAATCGAGGAGGCTTGGCTTCATACACCCGTTCCCTCCTGAGAAGAAGAGCGTGTTCACGGACGGTGTCTTCCTAGGGGTTGACCTGAGGGATAACAGGCCTGTTCAAATACCTGTCGAACAACTCTACAAGCACATGGTTGTCATAGGCCCAACCGGAAGGGGGAAGACAGCTCTGCTCGCATCCTTGATAGAGTCTGCAAGCGTATTCGACGAGTTGAAAACCCTCTCCATAGACTTCAAAGGAGACTTGGCAAAGTACCTCCCCCAGGGGTTGACGAGGGTTTTAACCCCCGAGGATGTTGTGGTGAACCTTGCCCACAAGCCCCGCTGGCTGAGCGATGCTGACTGGAGGATGATAGTGGTTGACTCCTTGTCAACCTCCCTGAACACGGATCCTGGCAGGGTTCTCGAAGCGCTTGAACTAGTCGAGGGATCAGGGATCACCGCTCTCCTCCACCGGGGCGAGGGCTCAGTGCTCCTCCCATTGTTCGAGCTTTTCAACAGGCCTCCGAGATACGAGCTTCTCGAAAGCATTCACAAGGAGAACGTGCTTTTACAGCTCCAGGGCAGGAGCATACTGTTCCAAAACGTGTACGCTGGCATCGTGATAGGGGTTTTGAGAAACGGGCTTTCAAGAAGGGAGGGCTTCAGCAACCTACTCGTGATCGATGAGGCGTGGAGGGTTAGCAGGCTCCGCTCACTGGTCGAGCTGGTTAAGGAGGGGAGGAGCTGGAGGGTTGGCGTTGTAATAGCTACTCAGAACCCTGGGGATGTTCCGAGAGAAATACTTGAGAATGCTTCAAACCTTGTATTCTTCGGCTCCCTTGACGCTGACTACGTTGAGAAAGTGGTTAAGTCGACAGGGGTTGGGGCTGAATACGCACAGCGCATCATGAAGCTGGGGATTGGGGAAGCACTCTACGTTAACACTGAGGAGGCGGCTCCCGTTCTATTAAGGGTTAAAACACCCATGGGCTTAAACAGCTCGTGA
- the cedA1 gene encoding DNA import protein CedA1, with product MLEFVRNLTLAIVGLAWVVFMLSWAVGWVLKGLPLPFIRVKKTGARIIEDTVWAAFWLAMGTTVFAAISYVVSVVYQPMPPPPTV from the coding sequence ATGCTGGAGTTTGTGAGAAACCTTACCCTGGCGATTGTTGGGTTAGCATGGGTGGTTTTCATGCTTTCCTGGGCTGTCGGCTGGGTTTTGAAAGGCCTTCCACTACCGTTTATAAGGGTTAAGAAGACTGGTGCGAGGATAATAGAGGATACTGTGTGGGCTGCATTCTGGCTTGCAATGGGCACTACAGTGTTCGCTGCCATATCGTACGTGGTATCAGTGGTCTACCAGCCGATGCCCCCGCCCCCCACGGTTTAA
- the rpmC gene encoding 50S ribosomal protein L29, whose translation MKASEIRKMAPEERLLKLNELRLELVKLRLQSKVGTLTNTARIRNVRRDIARILTVMREESAKGRQQAEEVKEEVPVEEEKQ comes from the coding sequence TTGAAGGCTAGTGAGATAAGGAAGATGGCTCCGGAGGAGAGGCTGTTAAAGCTTAACGAGCTCAGGCTGGAGCTTGTCAAGCTCAGGCTTCAGTCAAAGGTCGGTACCTTGACGAACACTGCCAGGATTAGGAATGTTAGACGGGATATTGCTAGAATACTCACGGTTATGCGCGAGGAATCAGCAAAGGGTAGGCAACAGGCTGAAGAGGTTAAGGAGGAGGTTCCTGTTGAAGAGGAGAAGCAGTAA
- a CDS encoding putative RNA uridine N3 methyltransferase translates to MTEVDVAVPTSILRVESTLLLKTLRIHQVARILGIFGVSRAFFYKDFETDLSAHREYVRLIRKHWEYFFTPPYLRRRLVPRSPVLKHVGILPPIRLEWFDVPRGLKPGDERVGYVFKKSGSFKVYIDSSRVFDATGECREGLTVIRIVDPEEKIAECVDRDFYKGPELRFTDSFKQLVEGNRDARIVATSRYGRVPGFDELSALASSSRVLILFGSPGRGLHDIAGAEGLRLEELGDVWNTVPGQKVKTVRTEEALIITLGLVNHALKLKRI, encoded by the coding sequence ATGACCGAGGTAGACGTTGCAGTCCCCACGAGCATTCTCCGGGTGGAGTCAACCCTTCTTTTAAAAACCCTCAGGATCCATCAAGTAGCTAGGATCCTAGGGATTTTCGGGGTTTCAAGAGCATTCTTCTACAAGGATTTCGAGACCGATCTCTCTGCGCACAGGGAGTATGTTAGGCTGATCAGGAAGCACTGGGAGTACTTCTTCACACCCCCCTACCTGAGAAGGAGGCTTGTGCCGAGAAGCCCCGTCCTGAAGCATGTTGGAATCCTCCCTCCCATCCGCCTGGAATGGTTCGACGTCCCCCGCGGGCTCAAACCCGGGGATGAAAGAGTTGGATACGTGTTCAAGAAGAGCGGGAGCTTCAAAGTATATATTGACTCCTCAAGGGTTTTCGACGCAACCGGTGAGTGCAGGGAGGGGTTGACAGTTATCAGGATAGTGGATCCCGAGGAGAAGATTGCTGAGTGTGTGGACAGGGACTTCTACAAGGGGCCTGAGCTCCGGTTCACGGATAGTTTCAAGCAGCTTGTAGAGGGCAACAGGGATGCGAGGATCGTGGCGACTAGCAGGTATGGGCGTGTCCCAGGCTTCGACGAGCTCTCAGCCCTAGCATCCAGTAGCAGGGTTTTAATACTGTTCGGATCCCCGGGGAGAGGGCTTCACGATATAGCTGGTGCTGAGGGGCTCAGGCTCGAGGAGCTTGGAGACGTGTGGAACACTGTGCCCGGTCAAAAAGTTAAAACTGTGAGAACGGAGGAGGCTTTAATAATAACTCTTGGACTAGTAAACCATGCTTTAAAATTAAAAAGGATCTGA
- a CDS encoding 50S ribosomal protein L23 yields the protein MSSETERLYSIIVRPVQSEKALGMIDKQNTLTFIVDINASKQDVKRAVETLFNVKVEKVRILVTPKGEKKAYVKLAPEYKASDVAAQIGLI from the coding sequence GTGAGCAGTGAGACCGAAAGGCTTTACAGCATAATAGTGAGGCCTGTTCAGAGCGAGAAAGCCCTGGGCATGATTGACAAGCAGAACACTTTAACCTTCATAGTGGATATCAACGCTAGCAAGCAGGATGTGAAGAGGGCTGTTGAAACACTGTTCAACGTTAAGGTTGAAAAGGTCAGGATACTTGTAACCCCTAAGGGGGAGAAGAAGGCTTACGTCAAGCTGGCTCCGGAGTACAAGGCCAGCGACGTGGCGGCTCAAATAGGCTTGATCTAG